The following proteins come from a genomic window of Flavobacteriaceae bacterium MAR_2010_188:
- a CDS encoding Phosphoribosyl-ATP pyrophosphohydrolase: MKNKIDAVKAFHTAFKIGYKENPVASLGLEKNMLRYKLMREENEEYLEAANNDDLVEIADALGDMLYILCGTIIEHGLQHKIEEVFEEIQRSNMSKLGEDGEPIYRKDGKVLKGPSYFRPDIKGILGLE, from the coding sequence ATGAAAAACAAAATCGACGCCGTAAAGGCATTTCATACCGCATTTAAAATTGGTTATAAAGAAAATCCAGTTGCATCTTTGGGACTGGAAAAGAATATGTTACGCTATAAATTAATGCGCGAAGAGAACGAAGAATATCTTGAAGCAGCCAATAATGACGACCTTGTCGAAATTGCCGATGCATTGGGCGATATGCTCTATATTCTCTGTGGAACCATTATTGAACACGGACTTCAACATAAAATTGAAGAGGTGTTTGAAGAAATACAACGTAGCAATATGAGCAAACTTGGTGAAGATGGCGAACCTATCTACCGAAAAGACGGCAAAGTATTAAAAGGACCGAGTTATTTTAGACCAGACATAAAGGGAATATTAGGGTTGGAGTGA
- a CDS encoding branched-chain amino acid aminotransferase, with protein sequence MMQETAGEVTVEKVANSKIDKVDFQNLPFGKVFSDHMMVCDYADGKWSAPAIQPYAPFTIEPSARVFHYGQAVFEGMKAYKDEDGKIFMFRPMDNFNRLNKSAARLAMPEVEKEHFFNGLEELLKLETDWIKTGKGNSLYLRPFIIATEPAIAASPAEEYKFMVICSPAQSYYAGKVNVLIAQKYSRAANGGVGFAKAAGNYASQFYPTNLAKAKGYQQIIWTDADKHEYLEEAGTMNVFFRIGNTLITAPNNDRILDGITRKSVIQIAEDNGISCEVRPIKVTEIKTAAKNGDLKEVFGAGTAAVISPISKFEHGGEIFDLPELDNSYASLIKNKILDIQHNLADDPYGWRYEVK encoded by the coding sequence ATGATGCAAGAAACCGCCGGAGAAGTAACCGTAGAAAAAGTTGCGAACAGTAAAATCGATAAAGTAGATTTTCAAAACCTTCCTTTTGGAAAAGTCTTTTCAGACCATATGATGGTCTGTGACTATGCGGATGGTAAATGGAGTGCGCCAGCAATTCAACCTTACGCACCTTTCACAATTGAACCTTCTGCAAGGGTCTTTCATTATGGACAAGCAGTTTTTGAGGGCATGAAAGCTTATAAGGATGAAGATGGAAAGATTTTCATGTTTAGACCAATGGACAATTTCAATAGGCTGAACAAATCTGCTGCACGTTTAGCGATGCCAGAGGTTGAAAAAGAACATTTTTTTAATGGCCTTGAAGAACTCCTTAAACTTGAAACAGATTGGATCAAAACCGGAAAAGGAAATTCGCTTTACCTACGTCCTTTTATCATTGCTACCGAACCTGCAATCGCAGCTTCGCCAGCCGAAGAATATAAATTTATGGTAATCTGTTCTCCTGCCCAGTCATATTATGCTGGTAAGGTTAATGTATTGATTGCACAAAAATATAGTAGAGCTGCAAATGGCGGTGTTGGTTTTGCCAAGGCAGCTGGTAATTATGCTAGTCAATTTTATCCGACCAATCTTGCCAAGGCAAAAGGATACCAACAAATAATCTGGACTGATGCAGACAAGCACGAGTATTTAGAAGAAGCCGGAACAATGAACGTATTTTTTAGAATAGGAAATACTTTGATTACTGCACCAAATAATGATCGTATCCTGGATGGTATCACTAGAAAAAGTGTAATCCAGATTGCTGAAGACAACGGAATTAGTTGTGAGGTGAGACCAATCAAGGTGACTGAGATAAAAACTGCTGCTAAAAATGGCGATCTTAAGGAAGTTTTCGGAGCTGGTACTGCAGCGGTGATAAGCCCAATTAGCAAATTTGAGCACGGAGGTGAAATATTTGATCTTCCAGAACTCGATAATTCTTATGCTAGTTTAATCAAGAACAAGATTTTAGATATTCAACATAATCTTGCAGACGATCCTTACGGTTGGAGATATGAAGTGAAGTAA
- a CDS encoding tRNA U34 5-methylaminomethyl-2-thiouridine-forming methyltransferase MnmC, whose translation MKREIITTADGSKTIKILDWDEQYHSVHGAINEANHVFIKHGLQYFKDSQKTEKPIRILEIGFGTGLNALLTLNYSITNSLGIEYCGIEAYPVQNSEIEELNYPVLVGADPNIFSEMHQIEWEKPSFLSPTFSLTKKKMFFQDIEFIDEFDLIYFDAFGARVQPDLWEQIIFDKMFTALSLNGVLVTYCAKGSVRRAMISSGFKVERLPGPPGKREMLRASKIV comes from the coding sequence GTGAAGAGGGAAATAATTACTACCGCAGATGGTTCAAAAACAATCAAAATATTAGATTGGGACGAACAATACCATTCTGTACACGGCGCCATTAACGAGGCGAATCATGTTTTTATTAAGCATGGACTCCAATACTTTAAGGATTCCCAAAAAACAGAAAAGCCGATTCGGATTCTAGAAATTGGATTTGGTACAGGACTAAATGCACTTCTAACTCTTAATTATAGTATAACAAATTCTTTAGGCATCGAATACTGTGGAATTGAGGCTTATCCTGTTCAAAATTCAGAAATTGAAGAGCTTAACTATCCAGTGTTGGTAGGAGCAGACCCAAACATATTTAGTGAAATGCATCAAATTGAATGGGAGAAGCCATCATTTCTTTCTCCAACTTTCAGTTTGACCAAGAAAAAGATGTTCTTTCAGGATATTGAGTTTATAGACGAATTCGATTTAATTTATTTTGATGCATTCGGCGCTCGAGTTCAACCTGATCTCTGGGAACAAATAATTTTCGATAAAATGTTTACCGCACTTAGTTTAAACGGAGTGTTGGTTACCTATTGCGCTAAAGGTAGTGTGAGACGGGCAATGATTTCTTCCGGTTTTAAAGTTGAAAGACTTCCTGGTCCGCCGGGCAAACGAGAAATGCTCAGAGCTTCGAAAATAGTGTAA
- a CDS encoding Polyisoprenoid-binding protein YceI → MKIKFLNTAAILAFSVLSMSCNDKGDKADANEVEEVAVSEDAGAKYAVNAADSKIEWKGFKPTGTHNGTVSIETGTFMIEDDNIVSGNFLIDMTTIVSDDLQGDEKASLENHLKGTVEGKEGDFFNVKEFPNGAFEVTKSEKMDNGKMMVSGNLNLKGKKNNITIPVSMSKNGETVTLTSDKFTIDRTKWGVNYGSKSVFDNLGDKFINDDVELKIMLTANKAASY, encoded by the coding sequence AATATTAGCATTTTCGGTTCTAAGTATGAGCTGTAATGATAAGGGTGATAAAGCAGACGCTAATGAAGTTGAAGAAGTTGCGGTAAGTGAAGACGCTGGTGCAAAATATGCTGTAAATGCTGCAGATTCCAAAATTGAGTGGAAAGGTTTTAAACCAACCGGAACTCACAACGGAACAGTAAGTATCGAAACAGGAACTTTTATGATCGAAGATGACAACATCGTCTCTGGAAATTTCTTAATTGATATGACAACTATCGTTTCGGATGACTTACAAGGTGATGAGAAAGCAAGTTTAGAAAATCATCTTAAAGGAACTGTCGAAGGTAAAGAAGGAGACTTTTTTAATGTTAAGGAATTTCCAAATGGTGCTTTTGAGGTGACCAAATCCGAGAAGATGGACAACGGAAAAATGATGGTTTCTGGAAACCTTAATCTTAAAGGGAAGAAAAACAACATCACAATTCCTGTATCTATGAGCAAGAATGGTGAAACTGTAACCCTTACTAGCGATAAGTTCACTATTGACAGAACTAAATGGGGAGTTAACTACGGTTCAAAATCTGTTTTTGACAACCTAGGAGATAAATTCATCAATGATGATGTTGAGTTAAAAATCATGCTTACAGCTAACAAAGCTGCTAGTTATTAA